In the genome of Bremerella sp. P1, the window TCGACGTAGACCTCGTCATTGAGCAGCGGTTGCAGGTCATGCGCCGCCACCGAATCGTCGGCTTCCAATTGGCCTTCGTAAAATTCGAGGCTGCTGAAATCCATGATTGAAGAATGCATCCGGTACTGCCGCTTCAAAAGCCTGGCGATCTCAGGCCGCTTTCTCACTAGCCGCTGCTGCATGCTTTCGGCAAAACCTTCGCTGGCCGCTTCCTGCGAAAGGATCGTCGGCGGAAGTTGGCAGTGGTCGCCTGCGAGGATCACGCGCTGGCTTCGCGAAAGCGGAATCCAACAAGCGGGCTCGACTGCCTGACAGGCTTCGTCGATCACTACCGTATCGAAGTTACGACCAGCCAACAGGTCATCGTCGATCCCGGTCAACGTGACGCACAGCACGTCGGCCCCGGAAAGAATCTGATCGAGCGTCTGTCGTTGAATGCGTTGGGCGTCATCGAACAGTTGCCGGGCTTCATCACGCAGCGCAGCGCGTTCGCCGGGGGCAGGCTTGGCTCGCGTGTAGCGGCCGGCACTCCGCAGCCTGGCCTGGGCATCGCGAATCAGCTTATCGGCCAGCTTGGCATCGGCGTGCGAGCGAGCCAGGTAGTCGAGTGTCGCGTCGTGCAACCTTTCGGAAACACGAGCCGGATGGCCGAGCCGTACGGCACTAACGCCTTGCGCCATCACGCGTAGCATGAGGTTATCGACCGCCAGGTTGCTAGGCGCACACGCGAGGACTTTCTCGCCCCGGTCGACCAGCTTGCGAATCAGATGCGCGAGCGTCACCGTCTTACCGGTACCAGGCGGACCATGAATGATGGCCACGTCCTGGGCTCGCAGGGCGTTCTCAACGGCGTCCCACTGCGACTCGTTCAAACTACGTGGCGCGTCACCGGTCTCGACCGCAGCATCGAACCGCGGAGCCGCTTCGCCAAGCAGCACATCACGCAGATCAGCCAGTCGATTGCCGGAAGCACTGGCCGCTCGCTTCAGCGCGAACTCCATTCGCCGACGCGTGACTTCGTCGTCGCTGGGGATCAGGTTGAACGGGTCATCGTCGTTTTCGAGAAAGTCTTGCGTGACGACTTCGATCGAGCCATCACGCACCGAAGCGACGAGCCCGCGAACCTGGTTTTGCTCGACGTCTTGCACAATCACCGGCGAGCCCGATCGAAAGCGATGCGCCGGCAGCGAGGCTCCTTGGGTCTTGGGGCGAAACTGGCAGATCACGCGGCCAGCCAGGGCCGACCATTGTTCGTGCAGCTTGACTCCTTTGAGCACGCCTTCTTTTTGCTTGCCATCGGCCAGACGCTGCGACTCTTCCTTGGCTTCCAGCGCCATCCATCGGCGGAAGTCCTCGAACAGCGAGGGCCACTCGATCTGGTCTGGCTCGAAGAAGGCATCGACTTCCGGCAGATTCTCGCGAAGGGTCTTCGCGGCCCGCTTCGCGCGGTCTTCCGCGACTTCGACGCTGGCCTGACGGCGGACCAGATCGATCGCGCCGATTTCTTTACCGGGAATGTCCGCTTCTTCAATCAGCAGCTTGAAGAGTTGGTTTCGATTGGTCCCCGGAGGAAGTCCCCGTAAATGGAGCCGTGCCATGAGTGGTGCTTTGCGGATGGGAGTGCTTGCTGGGGTCCGCCACTTCCTCGCGTGCGGCGGGCGGGGTCGCGAAGAAGCACGCAACCGCCTGAACGAACAACATGGTAGCAAACAACATGAGCACTGCGTCATAGCTGCCCAGAAGTTCTTTCCCCTGGCTCATCAGAAACGGCCCGGCCGCACTGCCTCCGACGATCGACATCATCTGGAAGCCTTTGATCTTGCCCAAGTGAGCCCGGCCAAAGTAGCGTGCCAGCAGCGAATTCGATCCGGCAGCCGAAACACCTTGAGCAACACCAAACGTCAGACCGTACGCACCCGCCATCCAAACCGAGTCGATCGAAAGGTAGACCAGCACGCCACTGCCCAGCAACACGGCGCCAGCCACCAACAGGTAATTCAACTTGAAGTAGTCGGCCAGGATGCCGCCAAAGAACTGACAGCTGGCCATGCTGATGGCCATGGTCCAGAAGACGACCTGAGCGTCTTCTTCGGTCAGCCCTCGGCTTTCGACATACGGGATCACCATGAACATCAGCGCGGTGCCGATCATGGCCCACATCGTCATGAAGGAAAGCACGATCCAGAACGAGCGTTCGCCAAACGCTTCGCCCAGCGTTAGCTGCGGCATCATGAAGAACGAACCGCGACTCTCAGGCTCATTATCCTTACGTGGAACGCGTTTCTCGCCATCAGGCAGTTGGCCAACTTCTTCCGGATGGTTACGGAAGACGAAGAGCAAGATCGGGAACATGATTGCCCACACGCCCACGCCCAACGCGAAGTAGGCCTGCTGCCAGCCGAACGCGTTAATCAACGCGATGGTGATGACCGGAAACGTGGCGAACGCGATCGGCGCGGACAGGTTACGAATGCCATTGGCAAAGCCCAGCTTTCGTTGAAACCACATGTCAGCCGTATTGGTCGCCAGCAGCGTGAGCGAGCCTTGCCCTAAGGTTCGTATCGCGAGAAATGCCACGAACAACGCGTACGGTCCTTCGACCTGGGACATGAACATGCAGGCCAGGCCGAACAGGGTAATGATCAGCGTGATGGTCTTGCGCAGTCCCCACCGATCGGCGAGGGCACCGATCCACGGAACGGGAAACGCAGCGAGGATCGTTCCCCACAAATAGGCGGTCGTCACCGTCACGATCTCGGCGTCGATCAGTTCCTTGGTCAGAACGACCTCTTGGCCAGGGTGAGCGGCTTTGAACGTTTCGGTCGCCAGCGAGGTGGCAATGTGTTTGTTAAACAGCGCGACGCCGTACGTCTGACCGGGGCTGGTGCAATATTGAGCGACCATCGCGACGCCCAGCATGACCCAACCGTAGAAGAAAGGGGTCGCTCGGACGAGCGGATCGCGTCGCAAAGAT includes:
- a CDS encoding AAA domain-containing protein, coding for MARLHLRGLPPGTNRNQLFKLLIEEADIPGKEIGAIDLVRRQASVEVAEDRAKRAAKTLRENLPEVDAFFEPDQIEWPSLFEDFRRWMALEAKEESQRLADGKQKEGVLKGVKLHEQWSALAGRVICQFRPKTQGASLPAHRFRSGSPVIVQDVEQNQVRGLVASVRDGSIEVVTQDFLENDDDPFNLIPSDDEVTRRRMEFALKRAASASGNRLADLRDVLLGEAAPRFDAAVETGDAPRSLNESQWDAVENALRAQDVAIIHGPPGTGKTVTLAHLIRKLVDRGEKVLACAPSNLAVDNLMLRVMAQGVSAVRLGHPARVSERLHDATLDYLARSHADAKLADKLIRDAQARLRSAGRYTRAKPAPGERAALRDEARQLFDDAQRIQRQTLDQILSGADVLCVTLTGIDDDLLAGRNFDTVVIDEACQAVEPACWIPLSRSQRVILAGDHCQLPPTILSQEAASEGFAESMQQRLVRKRPEIARLLKRQYRMHSSIMDFSSLEFYEGQLEADDSVAAHDLQPLLNDEVYVDPKPWQFYDTAGADFLEEEDEATSSRFNDAEARFVAKKATQLVEAGIEPSAISVISPYAAQVQRLRNQLPDGVEADTVDGFQGRENEAVIISLVRSNTSGEIGFLHDTRRMNVALTRPRRKLIVVGDSSTIGGNSFYERFLQYAEAVDGYHSVWEEMD
- a CDS encoding MFS transporter; this encodes MATDAASLEAASLRRDPLVRATPFFYGWVMLGVAMVAQYCTSPGQTYGVALFNKHIATSLATETFKAAHPGQEVVLTKELIDAEIVTVTTAYLWGTILAAFPVPWIGALADRWGLRKTITLIITLFGLACMFMSQVEGPYALFVAFLAIRTLGQGSLTLLATNTADMWFQRKLGFANGIRNLSAPIAFATFPVITIALINAFGWQQAYFALGVGVWAIMFPILLFVFRNHPEEVGQLPDGEKRVPRKDNEPESRGSFFMMPQLTLGEAFGERSFWIVLSFMTMWAMIGTALMFMVIPYVESRGLTEEDAQVVFWTMAISMASCQFFGGILADYFKLNYLLVAGAVLLGSGVLVYLSIDSVWMAGAYGLTFGVAQGVSAAGSNSLLARYFGRAHLGKIKGFQMMSIVGGSAAGPFLMSQGKELLGSYDAVLMLFATMLFVQAVACFFATPPAAREEVADPSKHSHPQSTTHGTAPFTGTSSGDQSKPTLQAAD